One Anthonomus grandis grandis chromosome 13, icAntGran1.3, whole genome shotgun sequence DNA segment encodes these proteins:
- the LOC126743736 gene encoding uncharacterized protein LOC126743736 isoform X1, which yields MTYFENHNFLNSKFEQPHNHLDPGNGTTNGPDPNKIWMEDSITSAIRVICVLILRIGFILAQVGSIPVENAFMIIFRNIIEMATAIFVYGFIGFQLSFGKKSFYGMINYEGYIGDENANLSLATLGFSSCLLGTAITSTMLVARLRQLPMLLITVLISSAFLPILMCWCWSSQGWMTHVKLVDQRVSVKDFGANLVVHVPTATIGLIGTLFLGRRIMKLKDVDKFSLGNEYTSGIVTGYIFIIIGHIGLNMPTSSYEARHEMRDYISHVSVNSLMALGAGILVISLLVVVFTRDVYRYWIIVKCLQGGLAGVVIVSAGIDVYTPAINFGIACGGSMIFFLVSNLVHYSAVEDCCNIVAIYLVCGSLGVLLPSVLGSKEHLGLSVPFYQSLIHLLWQFLCLIIVLITTIAIFLSVFTLLHVIGVLRNEYEEENHQRAKVLYGRLPWKRYLDRIFMINDKSKDISPESNRDAMNQTFTAT from the exons atgacgtattttgaaaatcacaattttttaaatagtaaattcGAGCAGCCCCACAACCACCTAGACCCTGGAAATGGAACGACAAACGGTCCGGATCCAAATAAAATCTGGATGGAGGATTCCATAACCTCTGCCATCCGGGTTATTTGCg TTTTGATACTTAGGATCGGATTTATCCTGGCTCAAGTAGGCAGCATCCCGGTGGAAAATGCATTTATGATCATTTTTCGGAACATCATTGAAATGGCCACGGCGATTTTCGTTTACGGTTTTATCGGGTTTCAGCTATCTTTTGGCAAGAAGTCTTTCTATGGAATGATCAATTATGAAGGTTATATTGGGGATGAGAATGCTAATCTTAGTTTGGCAACTTTAG ggtTTTCATCGTGCCTCCTCGGTACAGCCATTACTTCAACTATGCTGGTCGCAAGACTCCGCCAATTACCCATGCTCCTCATAACCGTCCTGATCAGTTCGGCGTTTCTTCCGATTCTTATGTGCTGGTGTTGGAGCAGTCAAGGTTGGATGACCCATGTGAAACTAGTCGACCAAAGAGTCTCTGTAAAGGATTTCGGTGCTAACTTAGTAGTCCACGTACCTACAGCCACTATAGGGCTCATCGGGACTCTATTTTTGGGCAGACGAATCATGAAGTTGAAGGACGTTGATAAGTTTTCTTTGGGGAACGAGTATACTAGCGGCATCGTtactggttatatttttattataattggaCATATTGGACTTAACATGCCTACATCCAGTTACGAGGCTCGACATGAAATGAGAGATTACATCAGCCATGTGTCTGTTAACAGCCTTATGGCATTGGGAGCTGGAATATTGGTAATCTCCCTGCTTGTCGTAGTTTTCACCAGAGACGTTTATAGATATTGGATAATCGTGAAGTGTCTCCAAGGAGGGTTGGCTGGTGTAGTCATTGTGTCAGCAGGAATAGACGTGTACACTCCTGCAATAAACTTCGGAATTGCTTGTGGAGGAAGCATGATCTTCTTTCTCGTATCGAAC CTGGTCCATTACTCCGCTGTTGAAGATTGCTGCAACATAGTGGCCATTTATTTGGTCTGTGGCTCATTAGGAGTTCTGCTGCCATCGGTGTTGGGCAGTAAAGAGCATCTGGGACTCTCGGTTCCGTTTTATCAAAGCTTGATACACTTGCTGTGGCAATTTCTTTGCTtgattattgttttaataacgACGATCGCGATATTTCTATCTGTATTCACGCTGCTGCACGTCATTGGGGTTTTGCGGAATGAGTACGAGGAAGAGAATCATCAAAGGGCGAAAGTTTTATACGGTCGGTTGCCGTGGAAAAGGTACCTCGATAGGATTTTTATGATAAATGACAAGAGTAAGGATATTTCACCGGAGAGTAATCGGGACGCTATGAATCAGACTTTTACCGCTAcataa
- the LOC126743889 gene encoding succinate dehydrogenase [ubiquinone] iron-sulfur subunit-like: protein MNIICRNVSLMSKSRGMWLPVRFFGKAKEAKKEEKSAKKEEKVEKKPKYKTFKIYRYNPENPSAKKPHMQEYTIDLNDCGPMVLHALEKIKSDQDSTLTFRRSCREGICGSCGMNIDGVNGLACLEKISSSSKTKIYPLPHMYVIKDLIVDFERFLEQHKRIRPYLIRCEEDKFEEGCEYYLQSQKDRDKLDGYVECILCGCCATSCPEYWWHGHSKKPNDFLGPAALLNAYRWIIDSRDQATAGRLDQLRNYYSLYRCHQINNCTKCCPKKLKPGVAIARLRTFLAGWTHKETPEMKGTIAGDPNKAARSQCK, encoded by the exons atgaatataatctGCCGAAATGTTTCCCTAATGAGTAAATCCAGAGGAATGTGGCTTCCGGTACGTTTTTTTGGTAAAGCAAAAGAGGCCAAAAAAGAGGAAAAATCAGCGAAAAAAGAAGAGAAAGTGGAAAAGAAGCCAAAGTATAAGACTTTCAAGATTTATCGGTATAATCCGGAAAATCCTTCGGCTAAAAAACCCCATATGCAAGAATATACGATCGATTTAAACga CTGTGGTCCAATGGTCCTACACGccctagaaaaaataaaatcggatCAAGACAGCACTTTAACGTTCCGCCGGTCTTGTAGGGAAGGAATTTGTGGATCTTGCGGCATGAATATTGACGGAGTCAATGGACTGGCATGCTTAGA aaaaatcagcTCCTCCtcaaaaacgaaaatttacCCTTTGCCCCATATGTACGTTATTAAGGATCTTATTGTGGATTTCGAACGATTTTTGGAACAACATAAAAGGATCAGACCGTATTTGATACGTTGCGAGGAAGATAAATTTGAAGAAGGATGCGAGTACTATTTACAAAGCCAGAAAGATCGGGATAAACTG GACGGATATGTGGAGTGTATTTTATGCGGCTGCTGTGCAACTTCTTGTCCGGAGTACTGGTGGCACGGTCATTCAAAGAAACCAAACGATTTTCTGGGTCCTGCCGCCTTATTGAACGCTTATCGCTGGATAATCGATTCCAGGGACCAAGCAACTGCTGGACGGCTGGATCAGTTGAGGAATTATTATTCGCTCTACCGGTGTCATCAGATTAATAATTGTACGAAGTGTTGTCCCAAG AAACTCAAACCCGGTGTCGCGATAGCGAGACTTCGTACATTTTTAGCCGGTTGGACCCATAAAGAAACACCAGAGATGAAAGGAACCATCGCTGGAGATCCGAACAAAGCGGCCAGAAGCCAATGTAAATAA
- the LOC126743888 gene encoding EF-hand domain-containing family member C2-like, translating into MSFRCPELPFLPGYSFDPNIGKTNFHLNPIFGFIGKGNRALIEKVKPNMFGPLSDKFPSIYPRGQSVELPGWIMFDKQILCFDAFFQETLQEVRGSPFQVRNVKIYYFLEDGTIQVVEPKVENSGVDQGTLISRQRIRLPAPMDDNFYDMVDFNIGREVEFYARVFKIVNCDKFTRTFLNRCGISVPDPIVTPADPYTELRFHDKDSIQPKKPNRMKDELGKFLENDRKVLHFKAYWDDQNTEYGYLHLLELRYYLADDTIEIKELQSDSGGEPGFLFLRRGKLPKRYKELPSVGSNSNYTVLNVLGSALSNRRYLVDPLDCGRENIEYYGEKDLSIGAVINCYGRKLVLTECDAFTKEYYATKYGISEFTPVEVPTKNKTTTLIAKPSERELPPWNGFGTYEDSAQNCITVEPKAPIKDFKKFLLYDRVGLDSHVLRFTAKMISKTPENCTRNFIISYNLTDDTIAVFEVAQRNSGFTTSCFAARSAVQLPGQKIFTSKPPLTYTIQHMFIGATLIINGFEFVLVDADEYALRYMELNCGQFPKANIQRIMDKVREKLRPIYKDFVAENIPHESSVISYEKLRAKLCKIMGDDFTEHEMITIARAFSASCYKERYDRQKIRAIALTELKRFLWDDLERLREYFLQTDHSKTGKLTKKECYTVLKGARLPFDNELLEKILEVMQKYEDCKISYDEILQFLDRNICPPPDQPPINVKNDLWWGSEPRPEAGRLIDWCAFNKYLNLESTFRDTNEPDSIKALEMKNPQ; encoded by the exons ATGTCCTTTCGGTGTCCAGAATTACCCTTTTTACCAGGGTACTCTTTCGACCCAAAC ATCGGGAAAACGAATTTTCACTTAAACCCGATATTCGGTTTTATCGGTAAGGGCAATAGAGCTTTAATCGAGAAAGTGAAACCGAATATGTTCGGACCGCTATCTGATAAATTTCCATCCATTTATCCGAGAGGACAATCTGTGGAGCTGCCTGGCTGGATTATGTTCGATAAACAG ATTTTGTGTTTCGACGCATTTTTCCAAGAAACCCTTCAAGAAGTGCGCGGATCGCCCTTCCAAGTGAGGAAcgtgaaaatttattattttcttgaagATGGCACCATTCAAGTGGTGGAACCGAAGGTGGAAAACAGTGGGGTTGACCAAG GGACATTAATATCCCGCCAACGTATACGCCTTCCAGCCCCGATGGACGATAACTTCTACGATATGGTAGACTTCAATATTGGAAGAGAAGTAGAATTTTACGCGAGAGTGTTTAAAATAGTCAATTGCGATAAGTTTACTCGAACTTTCTTAAACCGTTGCGGCATTTCTGTGCCAGATCCTATAGTCACTCCCGCCGATCCTTATACGGAGCTCAGATTTCACGATAAGGATTCCATACAACCGAAAAAACCGAACAGAATGAAGGACGAATTGGggaagtttttagaaaatgaccgGAAG GTATTGCATTTCAAAGCTTATTGGGACGACCAAAACACTGAATACGGATATCTGCACCTTCTGGAACTAAGATATTATTTGGCAGATGACACTATAGAGATAAAAGAGCTGCAATCTGATTCTGGTGGAGAGCCCGGTTTTCTGTTCTTGAGGCGTGGAAAACTGCCTAAAAG ATATAAAGAACTACCATCGGTTGGAAGCAACTCAAACTACACAGTCCTAAACGTCCTGGGGTCCGCCCTGAGCAACAGAAGGTACCTGGTTGACCCTTTGGACTGTGGTAGAGAAAACATCGAATATTATGGCGAAAAAGACTTAAGTATAGGAG cGGTAATAAATTGCTATGGCAGAAAACTGGTGCTGACCGAATGCGACGCATTCACCAAAGAATACTACGCCACCAAATACGGTATAAGCGAGTTCACCCCCGTAGAAGTACCGACGAAAAATAAGACTACGACCCTTATTGCCAAACCAAGCGAACGGGAATTACCGCCGTGGAACGGGTTCGGCACTTACGAGGATTCTGCGCAAAACTGTATCACTGTTGAACCGAAGGCGCCTATAAAGGACTTTAAGAAGTTCTTGTTGTATGACAG GGTTGGCTTAGACAGTCACGTTCTTCGCTTCACTGCCAAAATGATATCAAAGACACCAGAAAACTGCACTAGAAACTTCATAATAAGCTACAATCTCACCGATGATACTATTGCAGTGTTTGAGGTGGCTCAGAGGAATTCAG GTTTCACGACGTCTTGCTTCGCAGCAAGATCAGCAGTTCAACTGCCAGGCCAAAAAATCTTCACAAGCAAACCGCCATTAACTTACACCATTCAGCACATGTTTATTGGCGCTACCCTTATTATAAACGGGTTTGAGTTCGTCTTGGTGGATGCTGACGAGTACGCTTTGCGTTATATGGAACTGAACTGTGGTCAA tTTCCCAAAGCGAATATTCAAAGGATCATGGATAAAGTAAGGGAAAAGTTACGTCCCATTTATAAAGATTTCGTTGCGGAAAATATACCCCACGAAAGTTCGGTTATTTCGTATGAAAAGTTACGAGCGAAATTGTGTAAGATAATGGGAGATGACTTTACCGAACATGAAATGATTACTATTGCTCGAGCTTTTTCTGCTAGCTGTTACAAAGAGAGATATGATAGGCAAAAAATAAG gGCAATAGCCTTAACAGAACTAAAAAGGTTCCTTTGGGACGACCTGGAGCGACTTCGAGAGTACTTTCTACAAACCGACCACTCTAAAACGGGAAAACTCACTAAAAAAGAATGCTACACTGTTCTAAAAGGAGCTCGCTTACCATTCGATAATGAACTCTTGGAAAAAATCTTAGAAGT AATGCAGAAATATGAGGACTGCAAAATTTCTTATGATGAAATACTGCAGTTTCTGGACAGGAATATTTGTCCTCCTCCTGATCAACCACCGATCAACGTCAAG AACGATCTGTGGTGGGGTTCAGAGCCAAGACCAGAAGCAGGAAGATTAATAGACTGGTGCGCCTTCAACAAATACCTGAACCTAGAGTCAACATTCAGAGATACCAACGAGCCGGACTCGATCAAAGCGTTGGAAATGAAAAATCCCCAGTAG
- the LOC126743736 gene encoding putative ammonium transporter 1 isoform X2 — MIIFRNIIEMATAIFVYGFIGFQLSFGKKSFYGMINYEGYIGDENANLSLATLGFSSCLLGTAITSTMLVARLRQLPMLLITVLISSAFLPILMCWCWSSQGWMTHVKLVDQRVSVKDFGANLVVHVPTATIGLIGTLFLGRRIMKLKDVDKFSLGNEYTSGIVTGYIFIIIGHIGLNMPTSSYEARHEMRDYISHVSVNSLMALGAGILVISLLVVVFTRDVYRYWIIVKCLQGGLAGVVIVSAGIDVYTPAINFGIACGGSMIFFLVSNLVHYSAVEDCCNIVAIYLVCGSLGVLLPSVLGSKEHLGLSVPFYQSLIHLLWQFLCLIIVLIMTIAIFLSVFTLLHVIGVLRNEYEEENHQRAKVLYGRLPWKRYLDRIFMINDKSKDISPESNRDAMNQTFTAT, encoded by the exons ATGATCATTTTTCGGAACATCATTGAAATGGCCACGGCGATTTTCGTTTACGGTTTTATCGGGTTTCAGCTATCTTTTGGCAAGAAGTCTTTCTATGGAATGATCAATTATGAAGGTTATATTGGGGATGAGAATGCTAATCTTAGTTTGGCAACTTTAG ggtTTTCATCGTGCCTCCTCGGTACAGCCATTACTTCAACTATGCTGGTCGCAAGACTCCGCCAATTACCCATGCTCCTCATAACCGTCCTGATCAGTTCGGCGTTTCTTCCGATTCTTATGTGCTGGTGTTGGAGCAGTCAAGGTTGGATGACCCATGTGAAACTAGTCGACCAAAGAGTCTCTGTAAAGGATTTCGGTGCTAACTTAGTAGTCCACGTACCTACAGCCACTATAGGGCTCATCGGGACTCTATTTTTGGGCAGACGAATCATGAAGTTGAAGGACGTTGATAAGTTTTCTTTGGGGAACGAGTATACTAGCGGCATCGTtactggttatatttttattataattggaCATATTGGACTTAACATGCCTACATCCAGTTACGAGGCTCGACATGAAATGAGAGATTACATCAGCCATGTGTCTGTTAACAGCCTTATGGCATTGGGAGCTGGAATATTGGTAATCTCCCTGCTTGTCGTAGTTTTCACCAGAGACGTTTATAGATATTGGATAATCGTGAAGTGTCTCCAAGGAGGGTTGGCTGGTGTAGTCATTGTGTCAGCAGGAATAGACGTGTACACTCCTGCAATAAACTTCGGAATTGCTTGTGGAGGAAGCATGATCTTCTTTCTCGTATCGAACCTGGTCCATTACTCCGCTGTTGAAGATTGCTGCAACATAGTGGCCATTTATTTGGTCTGTGGCTCATTAGGAGTTCTGCTGCCATCGGTATTGGGCAGTAAAGAGCATCTGGGACTTTCGGTTCCGTTTTATCAAAGCTTGATACACTTGCTGTGGCAATTTCTTTGCTtgattattgttttaataatgaCAATCGCGATATTTCTATCTGTATTCACGCTGCTTCACGTCATTGGGGTTTTGCGGAATGAGTACGAGGAAGAGAATCATCAAAGGGCAAAAGTTTTATACGGTCGGTTACCGTGGAAAAGGTACCTCGATAGGATTTTTATGATAAATGACAAGAGTAAGGATATTTCACCGGAGAGTAATCGGGACGCTATGAATCAGACTTTTACCGCTAcataa